The Stratiformator vulcanicus genome has a segment encoding these proteins:
- the lpdA gene encoding dihydrolipoyl dehydrogenase: MAQEFKLPQVSEGVEEADISEIMVAEGDTISPEQTIMEVETEKAVAPVECPFGGTISKIHVSEGDTVKVGDVLITVEGGEGESEDGGDSSADTSGQAQAESKSGQKPAPQPSSETEVDSDAVDLVVLGGGPGGYPAAFDAADHGLKVVMVDENIQPGGTCLRVGCIPSKTLLHVAKLIHEAEEAKQWGLTFGEPKIDLDRLRGFKTGVVDQLTGGISQLGKGRGVEIIQARGTFVDSNTLSLTKPDGSNETLKFKKCILATGSVPAMPSFFDIGDERVMNSTGALELKDVPAKLLVVGGGYIGLEMGSVYGALGSEVSVVEMTDGLLPGADRDLVKPLQQKLAKEFAAINLNTKVESLEATKDGIKATFSGEAVDKGADAEQVFDRVLIAIGRRPTSKGIGLENTRVETDDKGFAVVDKAMRTSDPNILAIGDVAGEPMLAHKATREARIAVETLLGHSTEFDNVGIPAVVFTDPELAWVGITEAEAKAAGRKVKVSKFPWAASGRAQTIDRIDGLTKLVCDPETDRILGVGIVGANAGELIAEGTLAVEMGAVAEDLAATIHAHPTLSETLMESGEGVGGQATHYYRPKR, from the coding sequence ATGGCTCAGGAGTTCAAGTTACCGCAGGTCTCCGAAGGTGTCGAAGAAGCGGACATCTCCGAAATCATGGTCGCCGAGGGGGACACCATCAGTCCCGAGCAGACGATCATGGAGGTCGAGACCGAAAAAGCGGTCGCCCCGGTCGAGTGCCCTTTCGGAGGGACGATCTCGAAAATTCATGTCAGTGAAGGTGACACCGTCAAGGTCGGCGACGTCCTCATCACCGTCGAAGGTGGCGAAGGTGAATCAGAGGATGGCGGAGATTCATCGGCCGATACGAGCGGGCAAGCACAGGCCGAATCAAAGTCGGGACAGAAACCCGCACCGCAGCCGTCATCGGAAACCGAAGTTGATTCAGATGCCGTCGACCTCGTCGTGCTGGGAGGCGGTCCCGGAGGATATCCGGCTGCCTTTGATGCCGCCGACCACGGGCTGAAGGTGGTTATGGTCGATGAAAACATCCAACCGGGCGGCACCTGCCTCCGCGTCGGCTGTATCCCTTCGAAGACGTTGCTGCACGTCGCCAAGCTGATCCACGAAGCCGAAGAAGCGAAGCAGTGGGGCCTGACCTTCGGCGAGCCGAAGATCGATCTCGACCGGCTCCGCGGCTTCAAAACGGGCGTCGTCGATCAACTGACCGGCGGCATTAGTCAGCTCGGCAAAGGACGGGGCGTCGAGATTATTCAGGCCCGCGGCACCTTTGTCGATTCGAACACGCTCAGCCTGACCAAACCGGACGGCTCCAACGAGACACTCAAATTCAAGAAGTGCATTCTCGCGACCGGCAGTGTCCCCGCGATGCCGTCGTTCTTTGACATCGGCGACGAACGAGTCATGAACTCGACCGGGGCGCTGGAGCTAAAGGATGTTCCAGCGAAGCTCCTCGTTGTTGGTGGTGGTTACATCGGCCTCGAGATGGGAAGCGTTTACGGAGCCCTGGGGTCGGAAGTATCGGTGGTCGAAATGACCGACGGACTGCTGCCCGGCGCCGATCGCGATCTCGTCAAGCCATTACAACAGAAGCTCGCGAAGGAATTCGCGGCGATTAATTTAAACACGAAAGTCGAGTCGCTTGAAGCGACGAAAGACGGCATTAAAGCGACCTTCTCCGGTGAAGCTGTCGACAAGGGAGCTGATGCAGAGCAGGTCTTCGATCGCGTTTTAATCGCGATCGGTCGCCGCCCGACGAGTAAGGGCATCGGCCTCGAAAACACGCGCGTCGAGACCGATGACAAGGGCTTCGCCGTGGTCGATAAGGCCATGCGAACCAGCGATCCGAATATCCTCGCGATTGGCGACGTCGCGGGCGAACCGATGCTCGCCCACAAAGCCACGCGAGAAGCTCGGATTGCCGTTGAGACGCTGCTGGGTCATAGCACCGAGTTCGATAACGTCGGCATCCCCGCCGTGGTCTTTACCGACCCCGAACTCGCCTGGGTCGGGATCACCGAAGCCGAAGCAAAAGCCGCGGGCCGTAAGGTAAAGGTGTCGAAATTCCCGTGGGCGGCGAGCGGACGCGCCCAGACGATTGATCGGATTGATGGACTGACCAAATTGGTTTGTGACCCCGAAACCGACCGCATCCTCGGGGTTGGAATCGTCGGTGCGAACGCGGGCGAATTGATCGCCGAAGGCACGCTCGCCGTCGAAATGGGAGCCGTCGCTGAGGACCTTGCCGCGACGATTCACGCCCACCCGACGCTGTCGGAAACACTCATGGAATCGGGCGAAGGCGTCGGCGGACAAGCCACACACTACTATCGGCCCAAGCGATAG
- a CDS encoding SlyX family protein, with protein sequence MNDHSPGGELPDSKARLAEVESLLMHTQHELEQLGEVLLKQMRQLETIERKLNKFENRVEKLEDDPENRDPTAEKPPHY encoded by the coding sequence ATGAACGACCATTCGCCGGGTGGGGAACTTCCCGATTCGAAAGCCCGCCTCGCCGAGGTCGAGTCGCTCCTGATGCACACGCAGCACGAGTTGGAACAGCTCGGCGAGGTCCTGCTGAAGCAAATGAGACAGCTCGAGACGATCGAGCGAAAACTCAACAAATTTGAGAATCGCGTCGAAAAGCTGGAGGACGACCCTGAAAATCGCGACCCGACCGCTGAGAAGCCGCCGCACTATTGA
- a CDS encoding ArnT family glycosyltransferase, producing the protein MDAPAMTTGSSSQLPESAPNSGITSETLVWTRAAFGLIAGLAVVRVVYAAVVPLDLVTDEAYYWDWSRHLDWGYYSKPPMIAWIIAASTGLFGDTTFAVRLPAVLLGTGGLVFAFLLSRRMFDARTGFFATLLAAACPGNVVMSLLMTIDAPLMFFWGAAVYSLWRMLEGGPQRNYWAIAATLAIGLGVLSKQTMLGVIPLTGLFLISSKSEWKQLRHASTWLVPIVAMLFLLPVLEWNSRHDWITFQHTSEHFGSKTEVTPLSLRMARALEYFASQFGVLSPVTYGTFLTAGIGCLLAFRSLGRRERFLVAFSIVPLIGVFGLSWLQRVQPNWPAPFYATGVILVAACLCSKVGAEWKVWDRFGSQMLWRRAAIATGIAASLLTYATPFAVTATGIAGTGLDPTIRLRGWRETAAAIDQLWADDERVREVPVIFTENRTPASPVAFYLADQPLVDCDNPTGRIISQYDLWPDPAEIGRTGAYVITPAVSGPGQHLMDDALAWRELGEINVPLGAGESRHYKLFRLYGTEDGPTLPADATPLRKTFADSAGTDTAIR; encoded by the coding sequence ATGGATGCGCCAGCGATGACCACCGGCAGCAGTTCTCAGTTGCCTGAATCAGCTCCGAATTCAGGCATCACTTCTGAAACGCTTGTGTGGACGCGCGCCGCGTTCGGCTTGATCGCCGGGCTGGCCGTCGTTCGCGTCGTCTACGCGGCGGTCGTTCCGCTCGATTTGGTGACGGATGAGGCCTACTACTGGGATTGGTCGCGGCACCTCGATTGGGGTTATTACAGCAAACCACCGATGATCGCCTGGATCATCGCGGCTTCGACCGGCTTGTTCGGCGACACGACATTCGCGGTGCGGCTTCCAGCAGTATTGCTGGGCACTGGCGGGCTTGTGTTCGCCTTCCTGTTGTCGCGACGAATGTTCGATGCCCGCACCGGGTTCTTCGCGACGCTGCTCGCGGCCGCCTGCCCCGGCAATGTCGTGATGAGTCTGCTAATGACCATCGACGCCCCGCTGATGTTCTTTTGGGGCGCGGCGGTGTATTCCCTGTGGCGAATGCTCGAGGGCGGCCCGCAAAGAAACTATTGGGCGATCGCCGCAACGCTGGCGATCGGGCTCGGCGTCCTCTCGAAGCAAACGATGCTGGGAGTGATTCCGCTGACGGGACTTTTCCTCATTTCGTCAAAGTCCGAGTGGAAGCAACTCAGGCACGCTTCGACGTGGCTTGTGCCGATCGTCGCGATGCTGTTTCTGCTTCCGGTCTTGGAGTGGAACAGTCGGCACGATTGGATCACGTTTCAACATACCAGTGAGCATTTCGGCTCCAAGACCGAAGTGACGCCACTGTCGCTGCGAATGGCTCGGGCACTCGAATACTTCGCCAGCCAGTTCGGCGTGCTGTCGCCGGTGACGTACGGAACCTTTCTGACGGCCGGGATTGGTTGCCTGCTGGCGTTTCGATCGTTGGGCCGACGGGAACGATTTCTCGTCGCCTTCAGCATCGTTCCGTTGATTGGGGTATTCGGTTTGAGCTGGCTGCAGCGGGTCCAACCGAACTGGCCGGCCCCGTTTTACGCGACCGGGGTGATTCTGGTCGCAGCCTGCCTATGCTCGAAGGTCGGAGCCGAGTGGAAAGTCTGGGACCGCTTCGGCAGTCAGATGCTGTGGCGACGTGCTGCGATTGCGACCGGCATCGCGGCCTCATTGCTCACGTATGCGACTCCGTTTGCTGTAACAGCCACCGGCATTGCGGGAACAGGTCTCGACCCGACGATCCGACTCCGCGGTTGGCGGGAAACCGCCGCAGCGATCGATCAATTATGGGCCGACGATGAACGGGTAAGAGAGGTCCCGGTCATCTTCACCGAGAATCGCACGCCGGCGAGCCCCGTCGCGTTCTATCTCGCCGACCAACCGCTCGTCGATTGCGACAATCCGACCGGCCGAATCATCAGCCAGTACGACCTGTGGCCCGACCCGGCGGAGATCGGGCGGACCGGTGCCTACGTCATTACCCCCGCAGTCAGCGGGCCGGGGCAACATCTGATGGATGATGCCCTCGCCTGGCGTGAACTTGGCGAAATCAACGTTCCGCTCGGAGCGGGCGAAAGTCGCCACTACAAGCTATTTCGGCTCTACGGCACCGAAGACGGCCCGACGCTGCCGGCTGATGCGACGCCGCTTCGAAAGACGTTCGCCGACTCGGCTGGGACCGACACCGCGATTCGCTGA
- the ligA gene encoding NAD-dependent DNA ligase LigA, whose product MSETVRQEIEELRRKIEHHNHLYYSKAQPEISDREFDRQMQRLIDLEQEHPEYDDPNSPSHRVGGEPIDEFQTVEHRVPMLSIDNVFDLNRLADFDDRVRRGLDGADFTYTIEYKIDGVALAVVYENGTLATAVTRGDGQRGDDVTHNARTIRDLPLKLQSINLQSADLPELIEIRGEAYIPNSDFADLRAEQEKRGETVYANPRNLTAGSIKLLDPKVCAERKLRFFAHGIGAYEGIDFKSHQVFLEKLKAFGVVATPQVRHAKTLEEAQSKIEEMIEEIPSLDFEVDGLVLKVDRFDQRRTLGNTSKSPRWLVAYKWEKYEATTTLEDVQFQVGKTGRVTPVAFLAPVEIAGTTVSRASLHNADEIARLDLHEGDEVVVEKAGKIIPHVLRVAKEKRKKNAKAIRFPANCPVCDTKLQRDDGEVDFRCPNPNCPARLKGSLEFFASRTAMDIDGLGEKLIDQLIANDLVKSLPDLYRLKDRRDDLLNLERMGEKSVDKLIGSVEKSKSRPMWRLLTGLNIRHVGQSNARVLAEELGTLDEIMKQSTESLAAIPEIGDVIARSVHDFFEAERNRKLIEEFRDLGLDFGQPVKQRPDRSTGPLAGKTVVATGSLERFTRDEIKELIRDHGGKSSSSVSKKTDYVVAGTDAGSKLTKANELGVKVLKEEEFCELIGLDGG is encoded by the coding sequence GAGTTCGATCGCCAGATGCAGCGGCTGATCGATCTGGAGCAGGAGCACCCCGAATACGACGATCCGAACAGCCCCTCGCATCGCGTCGGCGGTGAGCCGATCGACGAATTTCAAACCGTCGAGCATCGCGTGCCGATGCTGTCGATCGACAACGTGTTCGATCTCAACAGGCTGGCCGATTTCGATGACCGCGTCCGCCGCGGCCTCGACGGGGCCGACTTCACCTACACCATCGAATACAAAATCGACGGCGTCGCCCTCGCGGTCGTCTATGAAAACGGAACATTGGCGACCGCCGTGACGCGGGGCGACGGGCAGCGGGGGGACGACGTCACGCACAATGCCCGCACGATCCGCGATTTGCCTCTCAAGCTGCAGTCAATCAATCTGCAATCAGCCGACCTGCCCGAATTGATCGAAATTCGCGGCGAGGCTTACATCCCCAATTCCGACTTCGCCGACCTCCGTGCTGAGCAGGAGAAGCGCGGCGAAACGGTTTACGCCAACCCCCGGAATTTGACTGCGGGCTCAATCAAGCTGCTCGATCCCAAAGTCTGTGCGGAGCGCAAGCTTCGATTCTTCGCCCACGGTATCGGGGCGTACGAGGGCATCGATTTCAAATCGCACCAAGTCTTTCTGGAGAAACTCAAAGCGTTCGGCGTGGTGGCCACACCGCAGGTCCGTCACGCAAAGACACTTGAAGAGGCTCAATCGAAGATCGAAGAAATGATCGAGGAGATTCCGTCGCTCGACTTCGAAGTCGACGGATTGGTTCTCAAAGTGGATCGCTTCGACCAACGCCGCACGCTTGGCAATACGTCGAAAAGCCCGCGCTGGTTGGTCGCCTACAAGTGGGAAAAGTACGAGGCAACGACCACGCTCGAGGACGTGCAATTTCAGGTCGGCAAGACCGGACGTGTGACACCAGTTGCGTTTCTTGCACCCGTCGAGATCGCCGGCACGACCGTTTCCCGGGCCAGCCTGCACAATGCCGATGAGATCGCGCGGCTTGATTTGCACGAAGGCGACGAGGTCGTGGTTGAGAAAGCCGGTAAAATTATTCCGCACGTCCTGCGGGTCGCCAAAGAGAAGCGAAAGAAGAACGCCAAGGCGATCCGCTTCCCCGCGAACTGCCCGGTTTGCGATACGAAGCTGCAACGAGATGACGGGGAAGTCGACTTCCGTTGCCCCAACCCGAACTGCCCCGCCCGGCTGAAAGGGTCGCTTGAGTTTTTCGCCTCGCGGACGGCGATGGACATCGACGGCCTTGGCGAAAAATTGATCGACCAGCTCATCGCCAACGACCTCGTCAAGTCGCTGCCCGACCTGTACCGCCTCAAAGACCGCCGCGACGATCTCTTGAATCTTGAGCGGATGGGCGAGAAGTCGGTCGATAAGTTGATTGGTTCGGTCGAAAAGTCGAAGTCGCGTCCAATGTGGCGGCTGCTGACCGGTCTGAACATTCGGCATGTCGGTCAAAGCAATGCCCGCGTCCTGGCCGAGGAACTCGGGACGCTGGACGAGATCATGAAACAGTCGACCGAGTCGCTGGCCGCGATTCCGGAAATCGGCGATGTCATCGCCCGCTCGGTGCACGACTTTTTCGAAGCCGAGCGAAATCGAAAACTGATCGAAGAGTTCCGCGACCTCGGCCTCGATTTCGGCCAACCGGTCAAGCAGCGACCCGACCGCAGCACCGGACCCCTCGCCGGCAAAACAGTCGTCGCCACCGGCAGCCTCGAACGCTTCACGCGTGACGAGATCAAGGAACTGATCCGCGATCACGGTGGCAAGTCATCAAGCAGCGTTTCGAAGAAAACCGACTACGTCGTCGCAGGAACAGATGCCGGGAGTAAGCTGACCAAGGCCAACGAACTTGGGGTGAAAGTGTTGAAGGAAGAAGAGTTTTGCGAGCTGATTGGTCTTGATGGTGGTTAA